GAACCTAGACCAAAACTGGGAACCCAGGATCTAGGGtagagtgcctagcacacagaGCAAGGGCCAACCCTTGAAACCGAATCTGAAAGAAGGAATCCTCTTTACTCTAGAACACTCCTTGAGGTATATATCTGAACTGGGCGCTGAAATGAATCAAAATCCACAGTATTCCTATTCTATTTATTGTAATGCAGGAGCCCTGATGTTTGCCCGCTGGGGTGGCTTCTGTTATTTATGTCTAGataatatgtttatttatttatttatttgtatatttatttattatttatttattcttgaatatatttattaaagAGGTTAGCATTCATGGGGGCCCCAGATGTTGAGGTTTCCCCAGCTCAGGAGTATTTTCTGTGAAAATGGAGGCAAACCAAGGGGTGCTCCTATCTTGGCCCCttgcccaccctcccatcttcctatttaaaaaaaaattatctgatcTTATTACATTGCTGATTTAGTGGCTGTGAGTCGCTGTGTCTCTGAACCTCTGCTCCCCAGGGGAGTCGTGTCTGTAAGTGCCCTATTTGTCAGTGGCGAGAAATAAATTTGCTTTGAAAACATTTGGAATTTGATGCAATTGttatttattgcttattttttaaGTGATGGAAATGTTTGGGAGATCACAGTGCATTGAATGATTCAGttgttttatttcctctctctgcctcattctGAGGTGAGAAAACCTTCCTCTTTGCCTTCTCCCCAGGATGTGAGACCCTTCTCTACaatcccttcctcatctctagtCCTTATGTTCCAAGGTCATAGAATCCAGGAGATCTCACGGAGATAAAGACTGGAATAGCATCCTTAATCTTGATACTTAGAGAAAAAGATAGCTTCCTACTTTACCAAGTCAATTGAGACCAACCTATGGGAGCTTCCTCAATACTACTCTTCAAAAATTCCAGTTATCATTGCTtgcctctcctcctttcctccatcttctccaaAAGATCATATTCCTACCTGTACCTTGATCTTGTCCCCCCTACCTTCAGTACCCATCTGCTTGACTCCTTCAAACTCCTACAGACATGCTCAGGTCATCCCAATCCTATAAAAACCTTACCTTGACTCTTGATCATTGATCCCATCCCTCCATTTCACTACCAACTTCTTGAAAACTTCATTCATTCCCTGAGTCTCCATTTCTTCCACCCATACTTTCCTAGGTCCCATGCAACAAGTTTCTTATCCCCTCCCGCACTCCTGTGTTCCCCTCATCTCATCTGAAATCAGCTTTTCTCCTTCAGTATCAATAACCAAAATTTCTTCAGCTGAGAGAGAAGGATCTCATGTCAGAGACAGAGGGGAAATAGGGTTCTGTATGTATTGGGAAAGTTCTCATATTAAAGAGAGAGATTATGATGTGATTGGGAGTCAGCTGTTGCCATCCAACACAATGTAAATAAAGCATCTGGATCCCCCAGAatgacttttctcctttccctggaATTTTCCAAGTGTTACTAACAAAGAGAGGAATCGTTCTATCTTGAAGAGAGCATTAAGTAGAGTCAAACACCCATCcctgacacttactatgtgaccttagacaaattgtTACTaactctatacctcagtttcttaatctgtaaaaagagggagttgaactagatcacATAGCAACTGTCATTCCAGCTCATAACTAAAAGGAATCATCTCTAGAACATACCTGACAAAGGGTCATTATCTACCTCTCCTTGGAAAGGGTGAATGTCCCTTCTTTCAAGAGAGcctgttccacttttggacagttcttgAAAGTTTTCCCTGAGATCAAGCCAAAATACATGGCCTTTTTACAACTACCCCACTTGGCCCTGCTCCTGGTTCTGACCTATGGGGCCAGTCAGAACAAGTCCAATCCCTCCTCCATAGAACAGCCTTTCAGTTACTTGAAAAGAGCTCTTAgcctatccctttcccctccccacaagTCCTTTATTTCCTTCAAGCTGAACACCCCCAGTTTCTTCACCCGAAggtttctaatttcttttccacctctaaatcctatgatcacTGTATGAGAGTGGATCCAGACAAAGGAAATCATACCTAGAGAATTGGGAATTTCCAGTTCTGGGCATTCCAATTGCTGTCAAGGGTAATTCCCCATAACTCAGGTGAAGTTTCCAGATTTTGTGGCCTGAGATAGCAGGGGAAGGACAACATTCCCTTTTACCTGAGTCACTGGAGTCAGGTGTCCAGTCACCCAACTTCCCTCCCCCACAGACTCCTTTCAGGAATCTAGGTTTCCTGCACTCTCAGCTTTCCCTTACCTTTCCTGTTCTTCAAGGACTGAGGCTGAAGAGACTTGAGGAAATCAAAACCAGAGCAACAAAGGCTATTCTGCCCAGTCTGGTCTCTCGGATTTGGAATataatggggaaaagagaatggggagtaaaacagaaaaatacagagaaaactaCAGATGGACAAAGTTTTCTTCTTcccaccctacccctacccccaattTTGCTTATAGATGAACAAATATGTTATGTTTCTCAGGGCAACTAATTCTTCAGAGGAACGAAAGGAGCCAAGGCTCCATAAGAGAAGACTGACctagatagagtgttgggttcCCTGTCTGCTTCCTCCACACTGGGGCTCTAAATGGGTCAATGATGGTAGGGCGGATGCTGTTGTCGTTTACCCCATTTCCCCCACTCTTCCTGGAACTGGTGACCTGAGGTGTGAACTGGGGACTAGGACTTTCCATTCCGCCTTGGATTTAAGAATGTTTTCctctgaaacttttttctttttctcttttgcctctCCATGACATGATAATtctctccacccacccaccctttCCTCTCAACTGCACAGAGACTTTCTCTCCAAAATGAGACCCTTCCCTGCACATCTGTGTCATAAAAGTCCTGGCCCCAGAACTCTTCAGGGGAAAGAAGCATCATAGCTCCATTGGCCTAACTCAGGCAGAGATCATCAGGTGAGATCCGGACATAATCCCTGTATGGTCTTGCCAACATTCTCAACCCTGGTAATTTTGGATGCTACGGTTAACTACCAATTACACCAAAATCTTTCCTTTGATGGAAGAATTTTGCTAAAACACACATAGTTCCACCTTCCCTCTTTGTCTTTACTCTTTAGGCTTCCCAGGCTAAAGCAATTTTGATTATTGatcctggaggaaaaaaaagaacagatttgGGGATACTATAAACAGACTGAAGGTAGGGATAGAGACTGATGAAGTAGCTGGAGTGTCTAGGTTCCCGTGAGCAACTGTTCTCCTTTCCTTTGAATTTCTCAATTTGTTCCCAGGAAGATGATAGACAGCAGATCAGACTTCCTGACAAAAAAGGAGTGCCAGGCTGGGGCAGGAATAGCTTTACAGAGTGTTGTGAGGTTGTTTTTAAATTTAGCAGGGATACTTCCCTTTACTCTCAGTCTGAGATGGCATATGGAACAGAGGAAAAAGCatagaatttagagtcagaagacctgggtttgaatcttatctTTCCCACTTACTACTCGTTTGGCAttgggtaactcacttaacttctctgtacctTGATCCCCACCgcaatgaaggggttggattagattacTTTAAATCCTAAATTTATGATCAGGCTGAGTagaggaggggtggggtggggtataCAACATGGAGGTAGTGTCTTGGATGACCATGGGATGGACATGGAGTGTGTTATGGTGAGGTGGCGAGCAAAGGAAAGAGTCAAAGTTAGGGCAAAGGAGGCAACAGTCATCTTTATTATCAGGACAAAACTTACAAGATACTCTTGGATTCCTTTTTCAAGAAACTCTAATACAAGTACgatctcatctctccctccttccttctttccctccaactATTATCTCTAGGACCTACCCATCTGATCATTTAGCCTTCACTTCCCCTAGGGACTCTTCACCTGCACAACTCcaacccctcccctcctccccaaccaaGTCACTGACACCTCCACCAATGAACATTTCCCATAGGATCTAGGTGTCCTTCATCCCACCATTACAGCCCCAAAGAATGTCTTCCCCCTCCTGAAGTCTACCAACTCAAGGTGACTGACATTAACATAGATCTTCTCGCCCCCTCGTAGCTGAACCAACCCTCCAAATCCTACAGTGGCATACCACAAAGGGCCCTGCCCAACTCCCCGAGCATGCTGCACAGGAGGGGTCACAGTCTCAAATCCCTGAAGCAGGAGTTCTGGCTCCCCTGACCCAGAGGCCCCCCTAGCCCGAAATAGCTGACTGCTGAGGGTGACAGGGACTCCAGGGTCCCCAGCCTGAGAGCGGAACTGTTCTCCACCAGAGGGAGCTCGGCCCCTGTAACCAATGTGACAGTAGAGGAAATAAATTCCATCCTGGGGAAGGGCCAGTAGCCCTTCATCCCCCAAGAATTGTGTTCCACTCTTCAGAAATGCTTCCTCGTACCCTGACACCCAGCGCAGCCCATGGCTTGATTTTGCAATACCTGTGGAAAAATCAGGGTGAAATGGTAAACACAGTCTCTTTCAGAACCACATCTTGAACTAAGTGATTCTGTCCCAATCAAGCAAGTTTACTTGAAATCTGAGTAGGCACAGGGTGAACGGGTgggaaaaagtttggaagagtcagggaagggtgggggaggggagagaataagaGTCCTAAACAGCCCAAGGGACTCAACACTGAGTTTTGTGACCCAAAGGTAGGTCTTGTTATGGGAACCCAGATCTGAGTCTATGGAAGAGGCAAACTTTGCAAGTTCAGGTTAGATTTTCTCCAGAGGCCAAGATCCAGGATGCAAAAGGAACGAGAGAACCAGACGTAGGCTAGAACGTGAGTCTGGGGCAGTAGCacagaaatgaatggaaaatggaGACCAGAAATAGGACAGATGCCACTAGGGAACAGGAAcggaggaaaaagagaatagaaaaggatAGGGAAAGCGACTGGGGAGTGTGGACATAGGGCAAcgggaaatgagaaaggaagccaatcaagaaagggaaggggagataaAGAGCCCCGGAAAAGACACTGAGGCAGGATAGGTTTTGACTCCAACTCGGGTTTACTCTAGATTCCCTCTGGGTTTATCTCAAATCTTCCCAAATTCAAGCCTATCTCCACTTCTGTTGGTGAATCCAGGCTCTTACCTATGAGATGTGCAGCTGGTGGAATGGGACTGAGATCTGATCTGGACTCCACCGGCAGCTTATGAAATCCTATAGAGaatgagagagggggaaaaaaagtgaaaggttGGGAGAGTCCTTAAGGGAAtcaagattctgaagatcatgaGCTAGATATCTGGGTTCTTGAAATGAAAGGGGGTAGGAAGATGGACCTGGGACTACATCTAAATACTGGGAACCACCCTTACCCAGTTGCTGCAGCAATTGTCCTCCTGGACCAGAGGGGTCAGCTACCTGGGTGGGGAGACAGTGATCTGAAGTTCAAACATGGTCAACACTACCTCCTCCTCCACTTGCATCGGAGAAATGAATTCTTTAGCTCCAGCCTCTCTTCCCCCCAGCCAACCCCCATTTCCCAGGGCCAGAAAGTCATAAGAGTCAgtgtgaaaagagaaaggagggcatCAAATTCTGATAGCCCAACGAGAGGTAGAAAAATTCAGGATGTATAATCCACAGGTGTCAGGAAAGCACAAGACAATGGATGAGGCAAACTGGGGGGCAGGCGTTGCGGATGCTCACACAAGGACACAGAGGGATATAGGGATGCCAGGTATTTCACAGAGGTGGACAGGGGAAGCCTGACacagaaactcagaaagaaaCCAGGGcatagaaagagaaacagagatgttCCACAACAAAGGTGTGGTTACAGAGAGAGACTCAAACAATCACTGTTCACCTGTCCCCCCTGTTCTTGGGGCATCAGGGCCAACACAGTCAGGACAGTGAGGGGTACAGACAGCAGCAGAGTCCCCAATACTGCAGCTCCTACTGAGGCCAGCAAAAGGTAACTCTTCCCATTAGGTCCACCAGCACGGGTCTCCAGCCCTGGAGCCCCCATTGATGCACTGAGCAACGGCCTGAGCCAAAGAGGAGGGTCTTTCATAGCCCAGGGGTGGGGTTACCATCACCCCACACACAAACACCATATACACACCTGTCTGGGACTTTCCAAATACCCCTCCTCTCATCATGGTTCCTCCCCACCAACCCC
The DNA window shown above is from Notamacropus eugenii isolate mMacEug1 chromosome 2, mMacEug1.pri_v2, whole genome shotgun sequence and carries:
- the LTB gene encoding lymphotoxin-beta isoform X1 → MKDPPLWLRPLLSASMGAPGLETRAGGPNGKSYLLLASVGAAVLGTLLLSVPLTVLTVLALMPQEQGGQVADPSGPGGQLLQQLGFHKLPVESRSDLSPIPPAAHLIGIAKSSHGLRWVSGYEEAFLKSGTQFLGDEGLLALPQDGIYFLYCHIGYRGRAPSGGEQFRSQAGDPGVPVTLSSQLFRARGASGSGEPELLLQGFETVTPPVQHARGVGQGPLWYATVGFGGLVQLRGGEKIYVNVSHLELVDFRRGKTFFGAVMVG
- the LTB gene encoding lymphotoxin-beta isoform X2, with protein sequence MLRGTISVHPHALAEAPKLPAQLPASQPKPLESPGHCRPRFWGFHKLPVESRSDLSPIPPAAHLIGIAKSSHGLRWVSGYEEAFLKSGTQFLGDEGLLALPQDGIYFLYCHIGYRGRAPSGGEQFRSQAGDPGVPVTLSSQLFRARGASGSGEPELLLQGFETVTPPVQHARGVGQGPLWYATVGFGGLVQLRGGEKIYVNVSHLELVDFRRGKTFFGAVMVG